The genomic region CCGGGCGTCGTCGGAGACCGCAAGGAAGACATCATCGCCGCGGTCGTCGACGAAGTAACCGGGCTGGGGCCGATCGAGAAGCTTGTCCGTGATTCGTCCGTGTCCGAGGTGATGGTCAACGGCCCGGACGAGGTCTACTTCGAGCGCGATGGCATCATCTACGAATCCGACGTCCGGTTCCGCGACACCAACCACGTGATGCGGGTCATCGAGCGCATCATCACGGCCATCGGGCGGCACATCGATGAGGCTTCGCCCATGGTGGACGCTCGTCTCGAGGACGGCTCGCGCGTCAACGTGATCATCCCTCCCCTGGTACCGCGAAGTCCCGTCCTGACCATCCGGAAGTTCCGCCAGGACCGCTTCTCCATGGAGGAGCTGATCCAGGCCGGGACGCTCTCGGCGGACATGGCGACCTTCCTCGAAGGATGCGTGAGGGCGAAGCTAAACCTCGTGGTCTCCGGTGGCACGGGCACCGGCAAGACAACGCTCCTGAATGCCCTTTCGAGGTACATCCCCGGTCGCGAGCGCATTGTCACCATCGAGGACCCGCTCGAGATGCGGCTCCAGCAAAGGCACGTCATCTCGATGGAGGCGCGGCCGCCTTCGGTCGAGGGTACCGGCGAGGTGACGCAGCGCATGCTCCTGCGCAACGCGCTGCGCATGCGCCCGGACCGGATCATCATCGGCGAGGTGCGCGGGCCGGAAGCCTTCGACATGATGCAGGCCATGAACACGGGCCACGAGGGCTCAATGACCACCGTCCACGCCAACTCGCCGCGCGACGCCCTGGCGCGAATCGAGAACATGGTGCTCATGGCCGGGTTCGAATTGCCGGTGCTGGTAATCCGCGAGCAGATGGCTTCAGCACTACACCTGATCATCCATTTGAGCCGCCTCTTCGACGGCACGCGCCGGATCACCCACGTGACGGAAGTCTCCGGCATGGAAGGCAACATCATCACCCTGCAGGACATCTTCGTCTTCCAGCAGGAGGGCATTACGCCGGACGGCCGGGTAATCGGCGAACTGAAGCCTACCGGACTGCGACCGCACTTCACTGACCGCCTCAAGGCGTTCGGTGTGGACCTTGTCGACAACGTCTTCGGCGTGGAGCGCTGGGCGTAATGGACGGCTTGATGCTCTTCACCGCCCTGGCGGTGGCCCTCGCGGTCTTCGCTGGTGTGAACGCGCTGCAAAGCCTCATGAGCTCGACGCGGACGGCGGTGCAGGCGCGAGTGGTCGGCGCAGCGGACAAACTGGAACATGGCCCATCGTTGCATGTGCCGAGGCTCCAGGTCCTGTCCGAACGATCGCGCCGCATGGCCTTCGACCTCGAGCGCGCCGGCCTTGCTTTCACGGTAACGGAGTATCTGCTCATCCGAGTCGCATGCGGCGTTGCGGTCGCGTTCCTATCCGCGCTTGTGGTCGCGAGGCTGGCGGTGGAAGCTACGCCCGGCCTGCTGGTGGCGGTCATCGCATTTTTCGTCGGCTACCAGCTACCCACGCTCTACTTAGGCCAGAGAAGGGCGGCGCGGCAGCGTCGCATCGAGGACCAACTTCTCGATGCCCTGGTCTCAATGGCGAAGTCGATGCGGGCGGGCGTGGGTCTCACACAGGCGCTTGAGTATGCTGCCAGAGAGACCGATGCGCCGCTCGGCCCGGAATTGATACGCGTGGTGCGCGAGTTGCAGCTAGGGGCTGACCTCGAGCTCATATTCGAGGAGCTAAACAATCGCGTAGGCAGCCCGGACCTCGAAATCGCCTCCACGGCCATCATCATCCAGCGGAGAGTTGGCGGGAACCTCTCGGAGATCCTGACGAACGTAGCCAATACTATCCGCGAGCGGAAGGCGATCCGCTCGGAGCTGCATGCCCTCAGCGCGAAGCAGCGGCTTCAGGGTAACCTTTCGGCGCTAATCCCGGTTGGCGTGGCAATACTCTTTTTCCTGGCTAACCCTGAGCTAGCGGGCAAGCTGGTAAACACCACGACAGGGTTGATCGCCCTCGCCGTCGGCATCTTCTTCGAGATCCTGGGCCTGTGGTTGGTGCGGAAGTTCGCGCAGATCGAGGTATAGCGTGATACCGCTCATTTCGCTCACAACCTTCCTGGCTGTCGCCATGCTGGTCCTCTACCTGGGGCAGCAGCGCAGTCCGGACGTGGTCCGCCGGCGCATCCTCGAAGCCAACATGTCCGGGGACCCGCGCCGGAGGAGCGTCGAAGGCGGGCCGGGGCGCCGGCTCATCCGGCCGGCGGTGCAGCGCATCGGCTCGATCCTGAGCCAGCTCTTGCCGCAGAACTTCATCCACAACCTGGAACGGCTCCTGGTCCGTGCTGGTGGCAGGATGACCCTCGCGACCTTCCTGACCATCTGGCTCGTCGTGTCCGGTACTGCCGTACTGCTGGCGTTCACCCTGGTGCAGCGCTACCCGGACCTAGGCTGGATCCGCTACTTCCTCGCCGGGGCAATCGTGTTCTACGGCGTGCCCACGCCCTACATCCTGCTCCGGCGAAGGGCGGCTTCGCGCGCCAAGAAGATCGAGCGGGCGCTGCCCGATGCCCTGGACCTGATGCTGACCTGCGTCGAGGCAGGCCTCGGTGTCGATGCGGCCTTTGCCCTCGTGGCGCAGCGCACCAAGGGCCCGTTGGCGGAGGCGCTGACGGACTACCTCAGGCAGGTCGGGCTCGGGCGCTTGCGCCGTGAGGCCCTGGAAGACATCGCCGAGAGAACGGGCTCGGAGGGTCTCATGCGGCTTGCGGCGACGGTCGCGCAGTCGACGGCGGTCGGCACGAGCATGGGCGACGTGCTCCGCTTGCAGGCCGCGGAGTTACGCGAGATGCGCATGCTAAAGGCCAAAGAGGCGGCAGCCCGTGCGCCAATTCTCATGACGATCCCGCTGGCCCTGTGCTTCCTACCGGCGATGGTGGCGGTAATCGTCGTGCCCTCGATCCTCAACATCATCGACTTCGTCGGAGGGACACTGGGACAGTGACTACTGAAGCAATCGTCGAAAGGCGGCCTTCGCCGGAGCGCCTGGTCTACCTGGGCGTGGCGCTCCTGCTCGGAGTAAGCCTGGGCATCACGCCGGCTCTGGAGCGCGAGGCAGCCGCGGCCATGGTGTCGCAGGTTGTCCTGGCCGTGATGCTGCTGCTCAGCTGGCTGGACCTCACGACTCTGCGAGTGCCGAACGCCATCGTCTATCCAGCGCTGGCCTTCGCCCTGGCAGGCACTGCTCTCGTAGATGTGAGCCTGCTGGACGAGGCTGCCATGGGGGCGGGCGCGAACCTGGGGATCATGTTCCTCGTTGCCCTTTTTGGACGCGGCTCCATGGGTATGGGAGACGTGAAATTCGCGGCCCTGGCGGGCAGCATCCTCGGCTGGAAGGGCGGCATTGGCGCTCTGCTCCTGGGCTTTTCGTCGGGCGCAGCCCTGGCGCTTGTCCTGCTCGTCCTCAGGGTGAGGAGTCTGAAGGACTCGCTGCCGCTGACGCCCTTCCTCGCCGGTGGCTCGATTGCCTCGAGCTTCCTCTTCGGCTTCGTCCTCTAGACAGGCTTTGCCGGAATACGAGATCTCGGTCGAGCGGACGGGCGCGAAGGTCGCGACACGCGCTCAGCTTGCCGACGGCCCCCTGACGCGCATGAAAGGCTTGCTCGGCCGGCGGTCCCTCGACCGTGGGGAAGCGCTGATCCTGCGGCCCTGCTGGTCAGTCCATACATGGTTTATGCGCTTTGCCCTTGACGTGGTCTTCGTGGACAAGACTGGCCGCGTCCTGAAGATCGCGCGTCGCATCGGCCCATGGCGCTTCACGGCAGCTCGCGGCGCCGCCGACGCCATCGAATTCCAGGGAGGCTCGCTCGATAGTGAGGACCTCGCCGAAGGAGACCGGTTGTTGATCGCGCCGGCGACCACCACTCCTGACCGAGCCTGACCGTACCTCGCGCCTCCGCGACCTCGCGAAACTCACAACCCCCTACCTGATCGGGTGAAGTCCATGGACCCGGGCAAGACCGCCGAAACGGGCGGGGCGTCCGTCTGACCTGTACGCGACCATTCGGTTGCTACCTCGACGTACAGGAGACGCCACATGCGGGGTGACACGGACACGAGGGCACGGGGCGCAAGTGGGGGCTACCTGCCCGGGCTGGATGGGCTCCGAGGCATCGCGGTCATCGCGGTGCTCGTTTTCCACGCAAACGCGTCGTGGCTACCGGCCGGATTTCTTGGTGTCGAGGCCTTCTTCGCAATAAGCGGCTACATCATCACCCGCGGCCTTCTCGCCGAGCATGCTCGCACGGGACGCATTGACCTTCGCGGTTTCTGGATCCGCCGCGCCCGGCGGCTACTTCCGGCCGTTGCCCTCCTGCTTGTCGCTCTGCTGTCGGCGGCTGCCGTCGCCGACCCCGCGGCTTTGCCGCGCCTGCGCGCGGACGCGCTCGCGGCGGCCGGATATGTCACGAACTGGAGGCTGGTCCTCGCAGGCGAGTCCTACTTCGACTCGTGGTCACGCCCCTCGCTGCTCAAGCACCTCTGGTCGCTC from Dehalococcoidia bacterium harbors:
- a CDS encoding CpaF family protein, with the translated sequence MSLWQSVAPAQRARDEDDEILETLHQRIIRAVHESNMQGVDKAQARSLVEQATRRLLSDEFPGVVGDRKEDIIAAVVDEVTGLGPIEKLVRDSSVSEVMVNGPDEVYFERDGIIYESDVRFRDTNHVMRVIERIITAIGRHIDEASPMVDARLEDGSRVNVIIPPLVPRSPVLTIRKFRQDRFSMEELIQAGTLSADMATFLEGCVRAKLNLVVSGGTGTGKTTLLNALSRYIPGRERIVTIEDPLEMRLQQRHVISMEARPPSVEGTGEVTQRMLLRNALRMRPDRIIIGEVRGPEAFDMMQAMNTGHEGSMTTVHANSPRDALARIENMVLMAGFELPVLVIREQMASALHLIIHLSRLFDGTRRITHVTEVSGMEGNIITLQDIFVFQQEGITPDGRVIGELKPTGLRPHFTDRLKAFGVDLVDNVFGVERWA
- a CDS encoding type II secretion system F family protein, which produces MDGLMLFTALAVALAVFAGVNALQSLMSSTRTAVQARVVGAADKLEHGPSLHVPRLQVLSERSRRMAFDLERAGLAFTVTEYLLIRVACGVAVAFLSALVVARLAVEATPGLLVAVIAFFVGYQLPTLYLGQRRAARQRRIEDQLLDALVSMAKSMRAGVGLTQALEYAARETDAPLGPELIRVVRELQLGADLELIFEELNNRVGSPDLEIASTAIIIQRRVGGNLSEILTNVANTIRERKAIRSELHALSAKQRLQGNLSALIPVGVAILFFLANPELAGKLVNTTTGLIALAVGIFFEILGLWLVRKFAQIEV
- a CDS encoding type II secretion system F family protein; the protein is MIPLISLTTFLAVAMLVLYLGQQRSPDVVRRRILEANMSGDPRRRSVEGGPGRRLIRPAVQRIGSILSQLLPQNFIHNLERLLVRAGGRMTLATFLTIWLVVSGTAVLLAFTLVQRYPDLGWIRYFLAGAIVFYGVPTPYILLRRRAASRAKKIERALPDALDLMLTCVEAGLGVDAAFALVAQRTKGPLAEALTDYLRQVGLGRLRREALEDIAERTGSEGLMRLAATVAQSTAVGTSMGDVLRLQAAELREMRMLKAKEAAARAPILMTIPLALCFLPAMVAVIVVPSILNIIDFVGGTLGQ
- a CDS encoding A24 family peptidase, with amino-acid sequence MTTEAIVERRPSPERLVYLGVALLLGVSLGITPALEREAAAAMVSQVVLAVMLLLSWLDLTTLRVPNAIVYPALAFALAGTALVDVSLLDEAAMGAGANLGIMFLVALFGRGSMGMGDVKFAALAGSILGWKGGIGALLLGFSSGAALALVLLVLRVRSLKDSLPLTPFLAGGSIASSFLFGFVL
- a CDS encoding DUF192 domain-containing protein: MPEYEISVERTGAKVATRAQLADGPLTRMKGLLGRRSLDRGEALILRPCWSVHTWFMRFALDVVFVDKTGRVLKIARRIGPWRFTAARGAADAIEFQGGSLDSEDLAEGDRLLIAPATTTPDRA